In a genomic window of Gigantopelta aegis isolate Gae_Host chromosome 9, Gae_host_genome, whole genome shotgun sequence:
- the LOC121380992 gene encoding cobalamin trafficking protein CblD-like has product MAARLISGNRKIVAYLPNLQAVVKHLRTFSSYDGHQHSGTYFGEPTGSATVWPDKDLGPFGPEDKRFPLPGRVGHSLFLRERPIIFHPDPSSTLPQLPVERHSDIAEQFLSSVEQIEESSGFLPESIPQPSEMLECIAQDCPMILRKEFADLFPERNILEGVLTVISISQKTVNDMTVWSADVEIERETLLEAFIQGATEICEALQEGGYWADFIDPSCGKPYLGSHTNSVFFETDDRYRKLGFEIVDLGCCKVISHHIWGTHTFVGSLFTNAPLDHEVLQDMKTSR; this is encoded by the exons ATGGCTGCAAGG ctgaTATCTGGCAATAGGAAAATAGTTGCTTACTTGCCCAACCTGCAAGCTGTGGTGAAACATTTAAGAACATTTTCTTCCTATGACGGACATCAACATTCTGGCACGTACTTCGGAGAACCCACAG GATCTGCGACCGTTTGGCCAGACAAGGACCTCGGACCTTTTGGTCCCGAGGACAAGAGATTCCCACTCCCCGGACGTGTGGGACACAGTTTGTTTTTACGAGAACGACCGATAATATTTCACCCAGACCCCAGCTCTACACTTCCACAGTTACCGGTGGAACGACACTCCGACATCGCAGAGCAGTTTCTATCTTCGGTTGAACAg ATTGAGGAATCGAGTGGATTTTTACCTGAATCTATACCACAACCCTCTGAAATGTTAGAATGCATTGCACAGGATTGTCCAATGATTCTGAGAAAAG AATTTGCTGACCTCTTTCCCGAAAGAAACATCCTGGAAGGTGTTTTGACTGTGATATCGATTAGCCAGAAAACCGTCAATGATATGACTGTCTGGTCGGctgatgtagaaatagaaaggGAAACACTGCTAGAAGca tttattcagGGTGCTACTGAAATCTGCGAAGCTTTACAAGAGGGTGGATATTGGGCAGACTTTATTGACCCTTCGTGTGGGAAACCA TATCTTGGATCTCATACAAATTCAGTTTTTTTTGAAACTGATGACAGATACCGAAAGTTGGGCTTTGAAATCGTGGATCTCGGCTGCTGTAAAGTGATCTCTCACCACATCTGGGGCACTCACACGTTTGTCGGCAGTCTGTTCACAAACGCACCACTAGATCACGAAGTGTTACAGGACATGAAGACCTCCCGTTAA